The Vespula vulgaris chromosome 4, iyVesVulg1.1, whole genome shotgun sequence genome has a segment encoding these proteins:
- the LOC127063053 gene encoding CAP-Gly domain-containing linker protein 1-like, whose protein sequence is MQSEESKRKGNFLHHTNSPEKIRKVGQTSSRFVDTLIGQWSKHTGMQISSMQTKDYKSSIDETEQTNNQDLKIQILQKKLQEAEDNIMTLSTNLENELSVKDEISEKLTSTWESIDTITNYCNYMSESMKTFQEHINHLTTLYNTIIDTQKNTVERQEQQLYDMKTKDADHQKYINQVEENLVIQEKKIQELISIKHILEEEAKSYEEKLSFEKNYLISLHTEEKLKLIKEHEIIVNEKDQLQLSIKQIEEKTKNTLDLITEKEIYINKLQEEMNSYINQITILSSQNTELIKNIEKLEKEKEKEAQEKANEVKQLLEVISKNKAKENELTEDIEQKIELCKYLENNLLDTKNKLEQAGNTIQYLKSNENTTIINLQKAIEALQREKAEMYAEYQMQIQCIKQSEKKIQEKQEATLKEEFKTTTIEMKNTIEQLKKDITKLHEALVEAKAENNTLRNKDFEIKENNNKLKKSVSNIAKNKDKDQTESELENKYTKYQKELALAEQKYRSIQVKLDKQMETQVNMLKTPPFSHSQSQNNKLQNIKDKEELFNELQKSSSQQTPTQMFSVIANQDKITETENSPGEKKFFKLRNTQVRRYGNQKNRIIRT, encoded by the exons ATGCAATCAGAGGAAAGTAAACGTAAGGGAAATTTTTTACATCATACAAATAGCcctgaaaaaataagaaaagtagGTCAGACTAGTAGCAGATTTGTTGATACGCTAATAGGACAATGGTCAAAGCATACAGGAATGCAGATTTCTTCAATGCAA ACAAAAGATTATAAATCAAGTATAGATGAAAcagaacaaacaaacaatcaAGATCtcaaaatacaaattttgcaaaagaaattacaagaggcagaagataatataatgacactttcaacaaatttagaaaatgaacTCAGTGTTAAAGATGAAATATCTGAAAA attaacTTCTACATGGGAATCTATAGATACGATAACGAACTATTGCAATTATATGTCTGAGAGTATGAAAACATTTCAAGAacatataaatcatttaacgACTTTATACAATACTATAATAGATACGCAAAAAAACACAGTAGAACGACAAGAACAACAACTGTATGATATGAAAACAAAAg aTGCTGATCATCAAAAGTATATTAATCAAGTAGAAGAGAACTTAgtgatacaagaaaaaaa aatacaAGAATTGATTTCGATAAAACATATAttggaagaagaagcaaaaagtTATGAAGAGAAATTATCTTTTGAGAAAAACTATTTAATAAGTCTTCATACAGAAGAgaagttaaaattaataaaa gaacatgaaataattgtaaatgaaAAGGATCAGTtacaattatcgataaaacaaattgaggaaaaaacaaagaatacaCTAGATTTAATtaccgaaaaagaaatatacattaataaattGCAAGAAGAAATGAATTCTTACAT AAATCAGATAACAATACTCTCATCTCAGAATACggagttaattaaaaatatcgaaaaattagaaaaagagaaagaaaaagaagcacaAGAAAAAGCAAACGAG GTAAAACAATTGTTAGAAGTGATAAGTAAAAACAAAGCGAAAGAGAATGAATTAACTGAAGAtattgaacaaaaaatagaactaTGTAAATaccttgaaaataatttattagatactaaaaataaattggaacAAGCAGGAAATACTATACagtatttaaaaagtaatgaaaatacTACTATTATAAATCTTCAAAAAGCAATAGAAGctttacaaagagaaaaagcagagATGTATGCGGAATATCAAATGCAAATTCag tGTATAAaacaatctgaaaaaaaaattcaagagaAGCAGGAGGCTACTTTAAAGGAGGAATTTAAAACTACCACTATAGAAATGAAGAATACAAtagaacaattaaaaaaagatattacgaAACTTCATGAAGCACTCGTAGAAGCTAAAGCTGAAAACAATACATTACGCAATAAAGAttttgaaattaaagaaaataataataagttaaaGAAAAGTGTTAGTAACATTGccaaaaataaagataaagatcaaACTGAATCTGAATTAGAAAATAAGTatacaaaatatcaaaaagaatTAGCTTTGGCTGAACAAAAATATAGAAGTATACAAGTTAAACTTGATAAACAAATGGAAACGCAAGTAAATATGTTAAAAACTCCACCATTTTCACATTCTCAATCTCAAAATAATAAGTTACAGAAT ataaaggATAAGGAGGAACTTTTCAATGAATTACAAAAGTCGTCTTCGCAACAAACACCAACGCAAATGTTTAGTGTTATAGCAAATCAAGACAAAATTAcg GAAACAGAGAATTCACCCGgtgagaaaaaattctttaagtTAAGAAATACGCAAGTTCGACGATATGGAAATcaaaaaaacagaattattAGAACATaa
- the LOC127063058 gene encoding dolichyl-diphosphooligosaccharide--protein glycosyltransferase 48 kDa subunit: protein MITKMNLTVKYLCFLCIFAFANAGGPTLVLLDNLAIKETHSIFFRTLQDSGYSLIFKLADDANLQLSKYGEYLYQHLIIFAPSIEEFGGSLSVDAITDFIDGGGNVLVAGSSQSGDALRELASECGFEIDEEGASVIDHMNYDVSDSGYHTMIVANPTNLIDASVIVGNQKIPPLLYEGTGLIADANNPLLLRLLTTANSAYSYNPNNPIKEYPHAVGKNTLLIGALQARNNARVLFSGSLFFFSDEAFTKSVQKVQGDQKYEKSGNEAVARAMTQWVFKENGVIRVSAVHHHKIGETQPPPAYTVKDDVVYSIDVEKLSGDKWVPYETNDLQLEFVRIDPFVRMTMKPTGKGHYEARFKIPDVYGVYQFKVDYIRMGLTHLYSTTQVSVRPLQHTQYERFIPSAFPYYVSAFSMMGGVFLFSLVFLHYREDTKTKSE, encoded by the exons ATGATAACCAAAATGAACTTAAcggttaaatatttatgttttctCTGTATTTTCGCTTTTGCGAATGCCGGTGGACCAACTTTAGTATTGCTTGATAATCTTGCAATTAAAGAAACACATTCCATATTTTTCAGAACGTTACAAG ATAGTGGATatagtttaatatttaaattagcTGATGATGCTAATTTACAACTTTCAAAGTATGGAGAATATCTGTAtcaacatttaattatattcgcACCATCCATAGAAGAATTCGGTGGTTCTTTAAGTGTAGACGCTATTACTGATTTTATTGATGGAGGTGGAAATGTATTGGTTGCTGGATCTTCACAATCAGGAGATGCATTACGTGAACTTGCATCAGAATGTGGTTTTGAAATTGATGAAGAAGGGGCTTCTGTCATCGATCATATGAATTATGATGTTTCGGATAGTGGTTATCATACCATGATAGTAGCTAATCCAACCAATTTAATTGATGCTTCCGTTATTGTAGGAAATCAAAAAATTCCTCCGTTATTATATGAAGGAACAGGATTAATAGCAGATGCTAATAATCCTTTATTACTTCGTTTATTAACTACAGCTAATTCTGCTTATTCTTATAATCCGAATAATCCGATCAAAGAATATCCCCATGCTGTTGgtaaaaatactttattaattGGAGCTCTGCAAGCTAGGAACAATGCTAGAGTTTTATTTTCTGGttcactcttcttctttagcgACGAAGCATTTACAAAATCAGTTCAAAAAGTACAAg gtgatcaaaaatatgaaaaatcagGAAATGAAGCAGTGGCTAGAGCTATGACTCAATGGGTCTTTAAAGAAAACGGAGTAATACGAGTCTCTGCTGTTCACCATCACAAAATTGGAGAAACACAACCTCCTCCAGCCTATACCGTAAAAGATGATGTTGTGTATTCCATCGATGTAGAAAAACTATCTGGTGATAAATGGGTTCCTTATGAAACAAACGACCTACAACTAGAATTTGTGCGAATTGATCCGTTTGTTCGCATGACTATGAAGCCAACTGGCAAAGGGCACTATGAAGCAAGATTTAAGATTCCCGATGTATATGGAGTATATCAATTTAAAGTAGATTATATTCGTATGGGTTTAACGCACTTATATAGTACAACTCAAGTGTCTGTTCGTCCTTTACAGCACACGCAATATGAACGATTTATTCCAAGTGCATTTCCATACTATGTCAGTGCTTTTTCAATGATGGGAGGTGtattcctattttctttagtATTTTTGCATTATCGAGAAGATACAAAAACTAAGTCTGAATaa
- the LOC127063059 gene encoding tryptophan--tRNA ligase, cytoplasmic — MTAETVEIEALSINGTGDEEDVVTPWNVTSKNDTGIDYDKLIKRFGSSKIDDELITRFEKITQKRPHHFLRRGIFFSHRDMHTILNLYEQGKLFYLYTGRGPSSDSMHLGHLIPFMFCKWLQDVFEVPLVIQLTDDEKAIWKNIDIESAIKLAYNNAKDIIACGFNPAKTFIFSNLEHIGNNPAFYQNMIRIQRSVTYNQVKGIFGFGDSDPIGKIAFPPTQAAPAISGTFPFIFQNKKVPCLIPCAIDQDPYFRMTRDVTPKLGYPKPALLHSTFFPALQGSKTKMSASDSNTAVFLTDTPKQIKNKINKYAFSGGQATVEEHRRLGGNCEVDVSYQWLRFFLEDDEKLKNIREGYTSGQILSGEIKKELIEVLQPLVAKHQEARSKITDEILKEFMTPRDLGFISKI; from the exons ATGACTGCAGAAACTGTAGAAATCGAAGCGTTGTCTATAAATGGAACTGGTGATGAAGAAGATGTTGTAACACCGTGGAATGTTACGAGTAAAAATGATACTGGAATTGattatgataaattaataa AGAGATTTGGAAGTTCCAAGATAGACGATGAGTTGATAACTAGATTTGAAAAGATTACGCAAAAAAGGCCTCATCATTTTTTAAGAagaggaatatttttttcgcatCGTGATATGCACACTATATTAAATCTTTATGAACAAGGAAAACTGTTCTATCTTTATACAGGCAGAGGTCCTAGTTCAGATTCTATGCATTTAGGACATTTAATACCATTTATGTTTTGTAAATGGTTACAAGATGTCTTCGAAGTTCCTTTGGTGATACAGTTGACGGACGATGAAAAGGCTATATGGAAAAACATAGATATAGAAAGTGCTATCAAGTTAGCATATAATAATGCAAAAGATATTATCGCTTGCGGCTTTAATCCAgctaaaacatttattttttccaatttaGAACACATTGGAAATAATCCagctttttatcaaaatatgaTTAGGATACAACGTTCTGTTACATACAATCAAGTGAAAGGTATATTTGGCTTTGGTGACAGTGATCCTATTGGAAAGATTGCATTCCCGCCAACTCAGGCTGCACCGGCAATCTCTGGAACATTtccctttatttttcaaaataagaaAGTTCCCTGTTTGATACCATGCGCTATAGATCAAGATCCATACTTTCGGATGACAAGAGATGTAACACCTAAACTTGGATATCCTAAACCTGCTCTGTTACATTCTACTTTTTTCCCAGCGTTGCAAGgttctaaaacaaaaatgtcTGCAAGCGATAGCAATACGGCAGTATTTTTAACGGATACACCCAagcaaataaagaataaaattaacaaatatgcATTTTCTGGTGGGCAAGCCACTGTAGAAGAACACAGGCGATTAGGTGGAAATTGTGAAGTAGATGTGTCCTATCAGTGGCTGCGATTCTTCTTAGAAgatgatgaaaaattaaaaaatatcagagAA gGATACACTAGCGGACAGATTCTCtcaggagaaataaaaaaagagttaaTCGAAGTATTACAACCTCTTGTTGCTAAACATCAAGAAGCTAGAAGTAAAATAACGGATGAAATACTAAAGGAATTCATGACTCCGCGAGATTTAGGTTTTATAAGTAAAATTTAG